A window from Ignavibacteriota bacterium encodes these proteins:
- a CDS encoding ABC transporter ATP-binding protein has translation MFSIEVNNLNKTFGKFIAVNNISFKVKEGEIFGFLGANGAGKSTTIKMLCGLLEQTSGDALIGGYSIKTQADLVKKNIGYMSQRFSLYNDLTIEENIKFFGGVYGLEGKELTNRMQWILNTANLIGKENILTGSLPGGIKQRLALGTAVIHKPKIVFLDEPTSGVDPISRRSFWELINELSGEGITVLVTTHYLEEAEYCGNIILINAGNLIAEGNSKVLKTKYLQNPIYEIKCNNVVDAMEIFDKSNFVDETSIFGNSIHLIMNENFTNESLIYNELKKLPQIKIEKVEKIVPTLEDVFIHLLEKDKK, from the coding sequence AAAGAAGGTGAAATATTTGGATTTCTCGGTGCAAACGGTGCGGGAAAATCTACAACTATAAAAATGCTTTGCGGATTACTTGAGCAAACAAGCGGTGATGCGCTTATCGGTGGATACAGTATTAAAACTCAAGCTGATTTGGTTAAGAAAAATATTGGGTATATGTCGCAAAGATTTTCTCTTTATAACGATTTAACAATTGAAGAAAATATAAAATTCTTTGGCGGTGTTTATGGTTTAGAAGGCAAAGAATTAACTAACAGAATGCAATGGATTTTAAATACTGCAAATTTAATAGGTAAAGAAAATATTTTAACCGGCTCACTTCCTGGAGGAATAAAACAGCGATTGGCATTGGGTACGGCTGTAATTCATAAACCTAAAATAGTTTTTCTTGATGAACCAACTAGCGGTGTTGATCCAATTTCACGTAGATCTTTTTGGGAATTAATAAACGAACTTTCCGGAGAAGGAATTACGGTTTTAGTAACAACTCATTATTTGGAAGAAGCGGAATACTGCGGAAACATAATTTTGATAAACGCCGGAAACCTAATAGCAGAAGGCAATTCCAAAGTTTTGAAAACTAAGTACCTACAAAATCCAATTTATGAAATTAAATGTAATAATGTTGTTGATGCAATGGAGATTTTTGATAAATCCAATTTTGTTGATGAAACTTCGATTTTCGGAAATTCAATTCACTTAATAATGAATGAAAATTTTACAAATGAAAGTCTGATTTATAATGAATTAAAAAAGTTGCCTCAAATAAAAATTGAGAAAGTTGAGAAAATAGTTCCAACTTTAGAAGATGTGTTTATACACTTGCTGGAAAAGGATAAGAAGTGA